In Myotis daubentonii chromosome 16, mMyoDau2.1, whole genome shotgun sequence, one DNA window encodes the following:
- the LOC132218204 gene encoding neuferricin isoform X1: protein MLRPGGRGLLLGLAAAAAAAVAARLAGWWGPRAGCRLFTAGELARHRGGPGEPGLYLALLGRVYDVSSGRRHYEPGAPYSGFAGTSAAARALSCSDAGRDASRAFVTGDYSEAGLVDDVSDLSFSEMLTLQNWLSFYEKNYEFVGRVIGRFYGKDGLPTSALTQVEAMITKGLEADKQELKEKKKFPPCNTEWSSARGSRFWCSQTSGGVSRDWTGVPRKLYKPGAKEPHCVCVRTTGPPSDPAPDNPTHTDRGDLDHPNLEEYTGCPPLAITCSFPL from the exons ATGCTGCGGCCCGGCGGGCGcgggctcctcctgggcctggccgccgcggcggccgcggcggTGGCAGCGCGGCTGGCGGGCTGGTGGGGCCCCCGCGCTGGCTGTCGCCTCTTCACAGCCGGGGAGCTGGCCCGCCACCGCGGCGGCCCCGGGGAGCCAGGCCTCTACCTGGCGCTGCTCGGCCGAGTCTACGACGTGTCCTCCGGCCGCAGGCATTACGAGCCTGGGGCTCCCTATAGCGGCTTCGCAGGTACCAGCGCGGCGGCTCGTGCCCTCTCGTGCTCGGACGCAG GCCGAGACGCATCCAGAGCGTTTGTGACTGGGGACTACTCTGAAGCAGGCCTTGTGGATGATGTATCTGACTTGTCATTTTCTGAGATGCTGACACTTCAAAATTGGCTATCATTCTATGAGAAGAATTACGAATTTGTTG GAAGGGTGATCGGAAGGTTCTATGGAAAGGATGGGCTCCCCACCTCGGCACTAACCCAGGTAGAAGCCATGATCACCAAAGGCTTGGAGGCAGACAAACAGGAactgaaagagaagaagaagTTTCCACCATGCAACACGGAGTGGAGCTCAGCCAGGGGCAGCAGGTTCTGGTGTTCCCAAACGAG TGGAGGCGTGAGCAGAGACTGGACTGGTGTCCCCAGGAAGCTGTACAAGCCAGGTGCCAAggagccccactgtgtgtgtgtgagaaccaCCGGTCCCCCTAGTGACCCAGCACCCGACAACCCTACACACACAGATCGTGGGGACTTGGACCACCCCAACTTGGAGGAATATACAGGCTGCCCACCTCTGGCCATTACATGCTCTTTCCCACTCTAA
- the LOC132218204 gene encoding neuferricin isoform X5 — MLTLQNWLSFYEKNYEFVGRVIGRFYGKDGLPTSALTQVEAMITKGLEADKQELKEKKKFPPCNTEWSSARGSRFWCSQTSGGVSRDWTGVPRKLYKPGAKEPHCVCVRTTGPPSDPAPDNPTHTDRGDLDHPNLEEYTGCPPLAITCSFPL; from the exons ATGCTGACACTTCAAAATTGGCTATCATTCTATGAGAAGAATTACGAATTTGTTG GAAGGGTGATCGGAAGGTTCTATGGAAAGGATGGGCTCCCCACCTCGGCACTAACCCAGGTAGAAGCCATGATCACCAAAGGCTTGGAGGCAGACAAACAGGAactgaaagagaagaagaagTTTCCACCATGCAACACGGAGTGGAGCTCAGCCAGGGGCAGCAGGTTCTGGTGTTCCCAAACGAG TGGAGGCGTGAGCAGAGACTGGACTGGTGTCCCCAGGAAGCTGTACAAGCCAGGTGCCAAggagccccactgtgtgtgtgtgagaaccaCCGGTCCCCCTAGTGACCCAGCACCCGACAACCCTACACACACAGATCGTGGGGACTTGGACCACCCCAACTTGGAGGAATATACAGGCTGCCCACCTCTGGCCATTACATGCTCTTTCCCACTCTAA
- the LOC132218204 gene encoding neuferricin isoform X3 produces the protein MLRPGGRGLLLGLAAAAAAAVAARLAGWWGPRAGCRLFTAGELARHRGGPGEPGLYLALLGRVYDVSSGRRHYEPGAPYSGFAGRVIGRFYGKDGLPTSALTQVEAMITKGLEADKQELKEKKKFPPCNTEWSSARGSRFWCSQTSGGVSRDWTGVPRKLYKPGAKEPHCVCVRTTGPPSDPAPDNPTHTDRGDLDHPNLEEYTGCPPLAITCSFPL, from the exons ATGCTGCGGCCCGGCGGGCGcgggctcctcctgggcctggccgccgcggcggccgcggcggTGGCAGCGCGGCTGGCGGGCTGGTGGGGCCCCCGCGCTGGCTGTCGCCTCTTCACAGCCGGGGAGCTGGCCCGCCACCGCGGCGGCCCCGGGGAGCCAGGCCTCTACCTGGCGCTGCTCGGCCGAGTCTACGACGTGTCCTCCGGCCGCAGGCATTACGAGCCTGGGGCTCCCTATAGCGGCTTCGCAG GAAGGGTGATCGGAAGGTTCTATGGAAAGGATGGGCTCCCCACCTCGGCACTAACCCAGGTAGAAGCCATGATCACCAAAGGCTTGGAGGCAGACAAACAGGAactgaaagagaagaagaagTTTCCACCATGCAACACGGAGTGGAGCTCAGCCAGGGGCAGCAGGTTCTGGTGTTCCCAAACGAG TGGAGGCGTGAGCAGAGACTGGACTGGTGTCCCCAGGAAGCTGTACAAGCCAGGTGCCAAggagccccactgtgtgtgtgtgagaaccaCCGGTCCCCCTAGTGACCCAGCACCCGACAACCCTACACACACAGATCGTGGGGACTTGGACCACCCCAACTTGGAGGAATATACAGGCTGCCCACCTCTGGCCATTACATGCTCTTTCCCACTCTAA
- the LOC132218204 gene encoding neuferricin isoform X4, with protein sequence MLRPGGRGLLLGLAAAAAAAVAARLAGWWGPRAGCRLFTAGELARHRGGPGEPGLYLALLGRVYDVSSGRRHYEPGAPYSGFAGTSAAARALSCSDAGRDASRAFVTGDYSEAGLVDDVSDLSFSEMLTLQNWLSFYEKNYEFVGRVIGRFYGKDGLPTSALTQVEAMITKGLEADKQELKEKKKFPPCNTEWSSARGSRFWCSQTSTNHSCLMEG encoded by the exons ATGCTGCGGCCCGGCGGGCGcgggctcctcctgggcctggccgccgcggcggccgcggcggTGGCAGCGCGGCTGGCGGGCTGGTGGGGCCCCCGCGCTGGCTGTCGCCTCTTCACAGCCGGGGAGCTGGCCCGCCACCGCGGCGGCCCCGGGGAGCCAGGCCTCTACCTGGCGCTGCTCGGCCGAGTCTACGACGTGTCCTCCGGCCGCAGGCATTACGAGCCTGGGGCTCCCTATAGCGGCTTCGCAGGTACCAGCGCGGCGGCTCGTGCCCTCTCGTGCTCGGACGCAG GCCGAGACGCATCCAGAGCGTTTGTGACTGGGGACTACTCTGAAGCAGGCCTTGTGGATGATGTATCTGACTTGTCATTTTCTGAGATGCTGACACTTCAAAATTGGCTATCATTCTATGAGAAGAATTACGAATTTGTTG GAAGGGTGATCGGAAGGTTCTATGGAAAGGATGGGCTCCCCACCTCGGCACTAACCCAGGTAGAAGCCATGATCACCAAAGGCTTGGAGGCAGACAAACAGGAactgaaagagaagaagaagTTTCCACCATGCAACACGGAGTGGAGCTCAGCCAGGGGCAGCAGGTTCTGGTGTTCCCAAACGAG CACAAATCATTCCTGCCTTATGGAGGGATAA
- the LOC132218204 gene encoding neuferricin isoform X2, translated as MLRPGGRGLLLGLAAAAAAAVAARLAGWWGPRAGCRLFTAGELARHRGGPGEPGLYLALLGRVYDVSSGRRHYEPGAPYSGFAGRDASRAFVTGDYSEAGLVDDVSDLSFSEMLTLQNWLSFYEKNYEFVGRVIGRFYGKDGLPTSALTQVEAMITKGLEADKQELKEKKKFPPCNTEWSSARGSRFWCSQTSGGVSRDWTGVPRKLYKPGAKEPHCVCVRTTGPPSDPAPDNPTHTDRGDLDHPNLEEYTGCPPLAITCSFPL; from the exons ATGCTGCGGCCCGGCGGGCGcgggctcctcctgggcctggccgccgcggcggccgcggcggTGGCAGCGCGGCTGGCGGGCTGGTGGGGCCCCCGCGCTGGCTGTCGCCTCTTCACAGCCGGGGAGCTGGCCCGCCACCGCGGCGGCCCCGGGGAGCCAGGCCTCTACCTGGCGCTGCTCGGCCGAGTCTACGACGTGTCCTCCGGCCGCAGGCATTACGAGCCTGGGGCTCCCTATAGCGGCTTCGCAG GCCGAGACGCATCCAGAGCGTTTGTGACTGGGGACTACTCTGAAGCAGGCCTTGTGGATGATGTATCTGACTTGTCATTTTCTGAGATGCTGACACTTCAAAATTGGCTATCATTCTATGAGAAGAATTACGAATTTGTTG GAAGGGTGATCGGAAGGTTCTATGGAAAGGATGGGCTCCCCACCTCGGCACTAACCCAGGTAGAAGCCATGATCACCAAAGGCTTGGAGGCAGACAAACAGGAactgaaagagaagaagaagTTTCCACCATGCAACACGGAGTGGAGCTCAGCCAGGGGCAGCAGGTTCTGGTGTTCCCAAACGAG TGGAGGCGTGAGCAGAGACTGGACTGGTGTCCCCAGGAAGCTGTACAAGCCAGGTGCCAAggagccccactgtgtgtgtgtgagaaccaCCGGTCCCCCTAGTGACCCAGCACCCGACAACCCTACACACACAGATCGTGGGGACTTGGACCACCCCAACTTGGAGGAATATACAGGCTGCCCACCTCTGGCCATTACATGCTCTTTCCCACTCTAA